From the genome of Hyperolius riggenbachi isolate aHypRig1 chromosome 9, aHypRig1.pri, whole genome shotgun sequence, one region includes:
- the LOC137533619 gene encoding E3 ubiquitin-protein ligase TRIM39-like, with protein sequence MASAVLSMESKCPLCLEIHEDPVSLRCGHNFCRVCIDRVLDSQEGSAGYSCPECREKYKERPGLLRNVALRNVEEYFLSSQPDQEEVGVHCTYCVDSPVPAVMSCLHCDASLCDKHLRFHSRAPQHILCAPTTSPENRKCSIHKKILEYYGTEEAACVNVSYTLPGEHQGHQVETLQEATEKKKQNLRNHLQKIMSETEKRVQSLEKRKRQAQEKADGEIERVTVLFRDLRRRLEELEKKVLSDIMRRVQCYNDVIRHLEIKKVELSGKMHHIEELCNTTDPLTALQESDTGDLCDTKDRHDKQFHDGGDLDLAGISHTLHVGLSDIMSGVTGGIYIKPADILLDVRTAGNGLHISDDRKTVCESDVWQNHSGTLERFQYIPQVLSSQRFSSGRHYWEVDVGGSDRWIVGMCYPSIARRGGRSLIGDNNRSWSLCRMSNQYSVIHDSKVIRLPDEIPTDRLRIYLDCEVGWISFYALCDQIRHLHTFTATFTEPLHAVLCVWGGCIKISGANQGR encoded by the coding sequence ATGGCGTCTGCTGTTCTGAGTATGGAGTCAAAGTGTCCTCTCTGTCTGGAGATTCATGAAGATCCTGTGAGCCTGAGATGTggtcacaacttctgccgggTCTGTATTGATCGAGTGCTGGACTCACAGGAGGGATCTGCAGGTTATTCCTGTCCTGAATGtagagagaagtacaaggagCGGCCTGGACTACTCAGGAACGTTGCTCTGAGGAACGTCGAAGAGTATTTCCTGTCTTCTCAGCCAGATCAGGAGGAGGTAGGAGTTCACTGTACTTACTGTGTGGACTCTCCTGTTCCTGCTGTTATGTCCTGTTTGCACTGTGACGCTTCTCTGTGTGATAAACACCTGAGATTCCACAGCAGGGCACCACAACACATTTTATGTGCCCCCACCACCTCCCCAGAGAACAGGAAATGCTCTATCCATAAGAAGATCCTGGAGTATTACGGTACTGAAGAAGCTGCCTGTGTCAATGTGTCCTACACTTTGCCTGGAGAACATCAAGGACACCAGGTGGAGACACTACAGGAGGCCActgagaagaagaagcagaatctGAGAAATCATCTGCAGAAAATAATGTCAGAGACAGAGAAAAGAGTCCAAAGTCTGGAGAAACGCAAGAGACAAGCACAAGAAAAAGCAGATGGTGAAATAGAGAGAGTCACTGTcctgtttagagacctcaggagacGGCTGGAGGAACTGGAGAAGAAAGTCCTGAGTGATATCATGAGGCGGGTACAATGCTATAATGATGTCATCAGACACCTGGAGATAAAGAAGGTAGAGCTGTCCGGGAAGATGcatcacattgaggagctgtgtaacacGACAGATCCACTGACTGCCTTACAGGAATCAGatacaggtgacttgtgtgacacaaaggacagacatgataagcagttccatgatggaggggatctggacttggccggcatctcacacacGTTACACGTAGGACTATCTGATATCATGTCCGGGGTAACTGGGGGGatctatataaagcctgcagacaTATTACTAGATGTAAGAACAGCTGGCAATGGGCTGCATATATCAGATGACAGGAAAACTGTGTGTGAGTCAGATGTATGGCAGAATCATTCAGGAACACTTGAGAGATTTCAGTATATTCCTCAGGTGTTGAGCAGCCAGAGattctcctcagggcgacattactgggaagtggatgttgggggATCAGATAGATGGATAGtcgggatgtgttaccccagtatagccaggagagGAGGTAGGTCACTGATTGGGGATAATAACAGGTCCTGGAGCTTGTGCAGGATGAGCAATCAGTACTCAGTGATACATGACAGTAAAGTGATCCGGTTACCTGACGAGATTCCCACTGATAGACTCCGGATATATCTGGATTGTGAGGTCGGTTGgatctccttttatgccctgtgtgaccagatcagacacctccacactttcactgcaaccttcactgagcccctccatgctgtgTTATGTGTATGGGGAGGCTGTATAAAGATATCTGGGGCGAATCAGGGGAGGTGA